A single window of Rissa tridactyla isolate bRisTri1 unplaced genomic scaffold, bRisTri1.patW.cur.20221130 scaffold_33, whole genome shotgun sequence DNA harbors:
- the LOC128903411 gene encoding olfactory receptor 14J1-like: HTPMYFFLLNLALLDLGCISTTLPKAMANSLWDTRAISYMGCVFQVFFFAFLMSAEFYLLTVMAYDRYVAICKPLHYGSLLGSRACVHMAAAAWGSGFLYALLHTANTFSISLCPGNSLNQFFCEIPQILKLSCTDSDYLREVGLIVFGACLFFMCFVFIVVSYVQIFRAVLRMPSQQGRHKAFSTCLPHLALVSLFISTSFFSYLKNPSITSPILDLVLSILYSVVPPAVNPLIYSMRNQELKDALR; this comes from the coding sequence cacacccccatgtacttcttcctcctcaacctcgccctcctcgacctgggctgcatctccaccactctgcccaaagccatggccaactccctctgggacaccagggccatctcctacatgggatgtgttttccaggtctttttctttgccttcttgatgtcagcagagttttatcttctgacagtcatggcctacgaccggtatgttgccatctgcaaacccctgcactatgggtccctcctgggcagcagagcttgtgttcacatggcagcagctgcctggggcagtggctttctctatgctctgctgcacactgccaatacattttcaatatctctGTGTCCAGGGAATAGCCTAAaccaatttttctgtgaaatcccccagatcctcaagctctcctgcacagactcggactacctcagggaagttgggcttattgtgtttggtgcctgtttattctttatgtgttttgttttcattgtggtgtcctatgtgcagatcttcagggctgtgctgaggatgccctcacagcagggacggcacaaagccttttccacgtgcctccctcacctggccttagtctcactgtttatcagtacttcgtttttttcctacttgaagaacccctccatcacctcccccattctagacctagtgctgtcaattctgtactcggtggtgcctccagcagtgaaccccctcatctacagcatgaggaaccaggagctcaaggatgccctgagg